A section of the Solitalea canadensis DSM 3403 genome encodes:
- the gap gene encoding type I glyceraldehyde-3-phosphate dehydrogenase, which yields MRVAINGFGRIGRVFLRRALLKNEIEVVAINDLADASTMAHLFKYDSIHRRFNGEVNADEKHLIINGNPINIYRECDPSQLPWKELEIDIVIESTGRFTSKINAEKHLLAGAKRVIISAPSPDKEIPTVVLGINDHILSTDEQIVSNASCTTNNLAPMIKVLDDLWGVESGYITTVHSYTGDQSLHDAPHKDLRRARAAAQSIIPTTTGAAKAITSIFPHLEGKLGGAGVRVPVPNGSLTDFTCVLKVIPTVEEINDAFLAASKGNLNGVLEYTTDPIVSVDILDNSFSCVFDAQLTSVVGTMVKVVGWYDNEFGYSSRLAELVVKWADLH from the coding sequence ATTAGAGTGGCAATAAACGGTTTCGGTCGTATTGGACGAGTGTTTTTGAGAAGAGCCTTGTTAAAAAACGAAATCGAAGTAGTTGCAATTAATGATTTAGCTGATGCTTCTACCATGGCGCATCTTTTTAAATATGACTCCATTCATCGCCGTTTCAACGGAGAAGTAAATGCAGATGAAAAGCACCTTATTATTAATGGTAATCCGATTAATATTTATAGGGAATGTGATCCTTCGCAACTTCCATGGAAGGAGTTAGAGATCGACATTGTCATTGAATCTACAGGCCGCTTTACTTCAAAAATAAATGCCGAAAAGCATTTGCTAGCAGGTGCAAAAAGGGTGATTATTTCGGCACCATCGCCAGATAAGGAAATTCCAACAGTTGTTTTAGGCATAAACGATCATATTCTTTCAACTGATGAACAGATTGTCTCAAATGCTTCATGCACTACAAACAACCTTGCTCCAATGATTAAAGTGCTGGACGATCTATGGGGTGTTGAAAGTGGATATATTACTACCGTTCATTCATATACCGGAGATCAGTCATTGCATGATGCTCCTCATAAAGATTTGAGAAGAGCACGTGCCGCAGCCCAATCAATTATTCCAACCACTACTGGCGCTGCAAAAGCAATTACTTCAATCTTTCCTCATTTAGAAGGTAAACTGGGAGGTGCGGGGGTGCGTGTGCCTGTTCCCAATGGTTCTTTAACGGATTTTACCTGTGTATTGAAGGTAATTCCTACAGTTGAAGAAATCAATGATGCTTTTTTAGCTGCTTCAAAGGGAAATTTAAATGGAGTGTTAGAGTATACTACTGATCCGATTGTTTCAGTAGACATTTTGGATAATTCATTCTCTTGTGTGTTTGACGCACAACTTACATCGGTTGTTGGAACCATGGTAAAAGTTGTTGGGTGGTATGATAATGAGTTTGGTTATTCAAGCCGTTTGGCCGAATTAGTGGTAAAATGGGCTGATTTACATTAA
- a CDS encoding helix-turn-helix domain-containing protein — translation MKIEKYTPSQVLIPYIKEFILIESGLEFSSRTIPDTSVVLSFRFRGNVLKIDGEQQDSLPVSAIAGLRKSSRQFIYSYHTSNLLVIFQEGGIKAFSKIPAHELFELSISTENLFAVNQLNDLLEQLAEAPTNKHRITIIASFLLKKLLFNKKDQLVIQATQLIRQQYGNIRIKELASSLHISQDPFEKRFRALIGSTPKQYASIIRLRNLINKYPSYPSLTEASLEAGYFDQSHFIKDFSLFTGQTPKDFFKSSLYW, via the coding sequence ATGAAAATTGAAAAATATACTCCATCACAGGTATTGATACCTTATATAAAGGAGTTTATTCTTATTGAAAGTGGTTTGGAATTCAGTAGCCGAACCATTCCCGACACATCAGTTGTTCTCTCATTCAGGTTCAGAGGTAATGTGTTAAAAATCGATGGCGAACAACAAGATTCTCTTCCAGTAAGCGCCATTGCCGGATTAAGAAAATCATCCCGCCAGTTTATTTATTCCTATCATACCTCCAACCTATTAGTCATTTTTCAGGAAGGCGGAATCAAGGCCTTTTCAAAAATTCCTGCCCATGAGTTATTTGAATTGAGCATATCGACCGAAAACTTGTTTGCCGTTAATCAATTAAATGACTTATTAGAACAATTAGCTGAAGCTCCAACCAACAAACACAGGATAACGATTATTGCATCATTTTTATTGAAAAAGCTCTTATTTAACAAGAAAGATCAATTGGTTATTCAAGCAACTCAATTAATCAGGCAACAATATGGAAATATCCGGATAAAGGAACTTGCTTCATCCCTACATATTAGTCAGGACCCATTTGAAAAAAGATTCAGAGCATTGATTGGCTCTACTCCAAAACAGTACGCATCAATTATTCGATTAAGAAACCTGATAAATAAATATCCTTCCTATCCTTCTCTAACCGAAGCTTCACTGGAAGCTGGTTATTTTGATCAATCACATTTTATAAAAGATTTCAGTCTATTCACCGGACAAACTCCCAAAGATTTCTTTAAATCATCCTTGTATTGGTAA
- a CDS encoding SusD/RagB family nutrient-binding outer membrane lipoprotein, with protein MKTNKKLKYIAIAVSSLMMVSCTNEFAEINTNPETILDVSPETFFTNAVIGIHENSFEAFYDNYRRIMPWMQLQVPITGNTTDFITNSGNMNSRYGTFYGNVGNNLTNLIVLVDKMPQDQQGKYANMKAIAEILKIYQAFYVSDINGSIAYNEAFQVRYGGTDQPKYDTQEQLFNAWIDRLKVLSATLKNTPDANQVSLAKFDLYYGGDAARWAKAASALRLKIAFRLQKRNEQKLKDVATEVLNSGDLFAGINEEWAFIGGPGFTSHGNYDPTGFAGSKSIIDFMWDKKDPRLALFFRKNAYSQENFDLAKAQGKLPAAAVRSSRQYVGAVASPDAVSQNPRLFASIRIVDASGADITVDTLSRVQQRLWQSEFERNDNGRTTFNVITYAEVCFMRAELLQLYGIGTGSAKEWYEKGIRASVQSYDAMAKTAGIHNYAAVQPADIDAYLTSTGVAFDPAIAIQQIRVQMFLNYFKQPNEAWALYKRTGMPNNNTVLAFEIFKSDGIVQQIPRRAQLPVPDATSRNYNNYKSALEEMQKDPGFGQGASDMFGRVWWDKN; from the coding sequence ATGAAGACGAATAAAAAACTTAAATATATAGCCATCGCAGTTTCTTCGTTGATGATGGTTTCCTGCACCAACGAGTTTGCAGAAATAAACACTAACCCTGAAACTATACTTGATGTTTCTCCAGAAACATTTTTCACAAATGCTGTTATCGGTATCCATGAAAATAGCTTTGAGGCTTTCTATGATAACTATCGTCGTATAATGCCATGGATGCAATTACAAGTACCTATTACAGGTAATACGACCGATTTTATAACCAATTCAGGAAACATGAATTCCCGTTATGGAACCTTTTACGGAAATGTTGGGAATAATTTAACAAACCTGATTGTTTTGGTTGATAAAATGCCTCAGGATCAGCAAGGAAAATATGCTAACATGAAAGCTATTGCTGAGATTCTGAAAATCTACCAGGCATTTTATGTTTCGGATATTAACGGAAGCATTGCATATAATGAAGCTTTTCAAGTGCGTTATGGAGGAACTGATCAACCAAAATATGACACTCAGGAACAATTATTCAATGCATGGATCGATAGGCTTAAAGTACTATCAGCAACATTGAAAAACACCCCGGATGCAAATCAGGTTTCACTTGCAAAATTTGATCTTTATTACGGTGGCGATGCAGCTCGCTGGGCTAAAGCAGCTAGTGCACTTCGTTTGAAAATTGCGTTCAGATTGCAAAAACGTAATGAGCAAAAATTGAAGGATGTTGCTACCGAAGTTTTGAATTCAGGTGATTTATTTGCAGGAATTAATGAAGAGTGGGCATTTATTGGTGGGCCAGGCTTTACTTCACACGGAAATTACGATCCAACCGGCTTTGCTGGTTCAAAATCTATTATTGATTTTATGTGGGATAAAAAGGATCCACGTCTTGCCTTGTTCTTCCGCAAGAATGCTTATAGTCAAGAGAATTTTGACTTGGCAAAAGCGCAAGGTAAACTTCCTGCTGCAGCAGTGCGGAGCTCTCGCCAATATGTTGGCGCCGTTGCCAGTCCTGATGCAGTTTCGCAAAATCCAAGGTTATTTGCAAGCATCAGAATTGTAGATGCGAGTGGTGCAGATATCACTGTTGATACTTTATCTCGTGTTCAACAGCGCTTATGGCAATCTGAGTTTGAACGTAATGATAATGGAAGAACAACCTTCAATGTTATAACCTATGCTGAAGTTTGTTTCATGCGAGCTGAGTTATTACAGTTATATGGTATTGGTACTGGTTCTGCTAAAGAATGGTATGAGAAAGGTATCAGAGCTTCAGTTCAAAGTTATGATGCTATGGCGAAAACAGCAGGGATTCATAACTATGCTGCGGTTCAACCTGCTGATATAGACGCTTATCTTACAAGCACAGGTGTAGCATTTGATCCGGCAATTGCCATTCAGCAAATTCGAGTTCAAATGTTCTTGAATTACTTCAAACAACCAAATGAGGCTTGGGCATTATATAAGCGTACAGGTATGCCTAACAATAATACAGTTTTAGCATTTGAAATATTTAAATCGGATGGTATTGTTCAACAGATTCCGAGAAGAGCTCAGTTACCTGTTCCTGATGCCACTAGTAGAAACTATAACAACTATAAGTCAGCATTAGAAGAAATGCAAAAGGATCCTGGATTTGGCCAAGGTGCAAGTGACATGTTTGGTCGTGTTTGGTGGGACAAAAATTAA
- a CDS encoding alpha-L-fucosidase: MRSSLLKFSLVAVLAFQISGLRAQEKEFPYHWPGDSLVSKKLTQWQDWKFGIIIHWGPYSQWGVVESWSLCPEDEDWCIRRGPYAENYNEYKKAYENIRSAFNPVQFNPQKWAAAAKQAGMKYVVFTTKHHDGFCMYDSKYTDYKITDKGSVFSKNPKSNIAKEVFSAFRSQGLGIGAYFSKPDWHNENYWWPYFPPLDRNVNYDPAKYPERWKSFQQYTYNQLEELTQNYGKLDILWLDGGQVRPESSLTEETKTWLGKKRWIQDVNMPRIAEMARKNQPGILMVDRTVHGDFENYRTPEQQIPTTVPNYPWESCITLGDNWYSTGPNEKYKSVNWAIHTLIEIVAKGGNLLLGIGPDKSGDLVPEVYDRLKGIGAWMDINNEGIYATVPYSINQSAKWRFTKSKKGNQAYAFYLADEKEELMPKEIILPVLKPKSKSAIYLLGYDKPLSWKPAEEGVMIAIPAVAVTKLKGQPAWTFRVNTDSE, translated from the coding sequence ATGAGAAGTAGTTTACTTAAATTTTCACTCGTCGCTGTACTGGCTTTTCAGATCAGTGGGTTGCGTGCACAAGAGAAGGAGTTTCCCTACCATTGGCCTGGCGATTCGTTAGTGAGTAAAAAATTGACGCAATGGCAAGATTGGAAATTTGGAATCATCATTCACTGGGGGCCATATAGCCAGTGGGGAGTGGTAGAAAGCTGGAGTCTTTGTCCGGAGGATGAAGATTGGTGTATTCGCCGTGGTCCATATGCAGAGAATTATAACGAGTATAAAAAGGCTTATGAAAATATAAGGTCAGCGTTCAATCCTGTTCAATTTAACCCTCAAAAATGGGCCGCAGCTGCAAAGCAAGCGGGAATGAAATACGTGGTGTTTACCACAAAGCATCATGATGGTTTCTGTATGTACGATTCTAAGTACACTGATTATAAAATCACGGATAAGGGAAGCGTTTTCAGTAAGAATCCTAAGAGCAATATTGCCAAAGAAGTTTTTAGTGCATTCAGAAGTCAAGGTCTTGGCATTGGAGCATATTTTTCAAAACCTGATTGGCATAACGAAAATTACTGGTGGCCATATTTTCCTCCTTTGGATAGAAACGTGAATTACGACCCGGCAAAGTATCCGGAACGCTGGAAGAGCTTTCAACAGTATACTTACAATCAACTTGAAGAGTTAACGCAAAACTACGGCAAATTAGATATTCTTTGGCTAGATGGGGGACAGGTTCGTCCGGAGTCATCATTAACTGAAGAAACCAAAACTTGGTTGGGCAAAAAACGCTGGATTCAGGATGTTAACATGCCTCGTATTGCTGAAATGGCAAGAAAAAACCAGCCCGGTATTTTGATGGTCGACAGAACTGTGCACGGTGATTTTGAAAACTACCGTACCCCAGAGCAACAAATTCCAACAACAGTTCCAAATTATCCATGGGAAAGCTGCATTACACTGGGAGATAACTGGTACAGTACCGGGCCTAATGAGAAATACAAATCAGTGAATTGGGCCATTCATACACTGATCGAAATTGTTGCTAAAGGGGGCAATCTTCTGTTAGGAATTGGGCCTGATAAAAGTGGCGATTTGGTTCCGGAAGTTTATGACCGATTGAAAGGTATTGGAGCATGGATGGATATCAACAACGAAGGCATTTATGCAACAGTTCCTTACAGTATTAACCAGTCTGCAAAATGGAGATTTACAAAAAGCAAAAAGGGTAATCAGGCTTATGCATTTTATTTAGCAGATGAGAAAGAAGAATTAATGCCGAAAGAAATTATTCTCCCTGTTTTAAAGCCAAAATCTAAATCAGCAATCTATTTGCTGGGTTATGATAAACCGTTGAGTTGGAAACCGGCAGAGGAGGGTGTGATGATTGCTATTCCTGCGGTGGCGGTAACAAAATTAAAAGGACAACCGGCGTGGACTTTCCGGGTAAATACAGATTCAGAGTAA
- a CDS encoding ISAon1 family transposase N-terminal region protein — translation MHDSFQALLHLVIPEGVSDYFKLVDHKTQANSIHIYLEELNSIPLEYQSNRLQSKGFFDEVILQDFPLRGREVFLHVKRRRWLNLDSNKVVFRNWEVVAKGTRITQDFAAFLKAISRYQGT, via the coding sequence ATGCACGATTCCTTTCAAGCCCTTCTTCACTTGGTTATTCCCGAAGGTGTTTCAGATTATTTCAAACTGGTTGACCATAAAACGCAGGCCAACTCCATTCATATTTACCTGGAAGAACTCAATAGTATTCCCCTGGAGTACCAGTCCAACCGGCTTCAATCCAAAGGTTTTTTCGATGAAGTGATTTTACAGGATTTTCCCCTCCGTGGCCGGGAGGTGTTCTTGCACGTGAAGCGTCGCCGATGGCTGAATTTAGATAGCAACAAAGTGGTTTTCCGTAACTGGGAGGTGGTGGCCAAGGGAACGCGAATCACCCAGGATTTTGCCGCTTTTTTAAAAGCTATCAGCCGATACCAAGGCACATAG
- a CDS encoding SusC/RagA family TonB-linked outer membrane protein, translated as MKSTFTLKKSLMFLTLLLCSTFAMAQNKKVTGVVTDKNYQPLPAVSIQVVGSAQGTVSDENGKFTISVPENGKLSFSFIGFKTTVITVSQKTSMNVILEEDEKTLGEVVVTALGIKRETKKLGFSVTEVKGDELAKSNQVNPIAALQGKVAGVNINMGAGGPQSSSRINIRGNTSLAGNNQPTIVVDGIIIDNVTTGAGEWGGASDFGNEMKNLNPDDFESVSVLKGAAATALYGSRAGNGVIVITTKKGSARKGLGINFSNTSSFENAYSGLDFQNIYGSGSKGKFANGTDGMDEIDPNNSWRSWGPRMDGREVRETDGSIIKFSPQPNNYLDAYETGKVINSNLSMEGGNENTTFRFSYSNLASSGITPKNNFDRNNFNLRATHKLSKYVSLDAGITYVRSQADNPARQGGNDNIMFKYAYELPRSYQTNYWLQRDQYIDPKGGVIENDPYAAYYWFELFENNNFQKEDNLRANLGITGNLTNWLTLNLKGNIANLYANTETQTLGPKIGFSDGYYEKYQAEKKQYQLQGILTANKQLTNDLDFGASLGGEIWNYDDRHVRAYSDGGLKAPFQFTLSNSVKNAKVEEKVDGKKRMNAVFGFANLAYKKMLFLDLTARNDWSSALTYTDGSGTNSYFYPSASLSWVFTEAFHLPTYFSFGKLRASWAKVGKDTKAYDTNIGNYIFIDNYKDREDNSIPRYGFDSPGIGNLNLKPEITKSIEVGADVRFFNDRLGLDVSYYKSNTYDQIMKLDIPQESGATSKIINAGNIQNQGIEVLLRGTPVRTKEFSWDATLTFTRNRNKIIELTEGVSQYVLEWGMGNDVQTVAEVGSAYGEIKTKYAYARYQQKDANGNPVSHASNGQKVLKADGYYMRSEAMGQGYLPVGNMQPDFLSSLTNSFNYKNFNLGFMLDARVGGDMLSATYNYGIWNGVLQETVKGRDKETGGLERKTFDASGNVTGTFYDGMIPEGVFAQGIKIKDPKGVEHDVSGMSFEEAYKQGIVQPITTENYYRNLASWGTGIREHAVFESTWVAMRELSLGYTFPKSITNRLRLNNLRLSLIGRNLFYLYNSAPGNVNPEGLYNNRAGSAFEYGGMPFTRSLGFSINVGL; from the coding sequence ATGAAATCAACCTTTACGTTAAAAAAAAGCTTGATGTTTTTGACATTGCTCTTGTGCTCCACATTTGCAATGGCACAAAACAAGAAAGTTACCGGTGTGGTAACTGACAAAAACTACCAGCCTCTTCCTGCAGTCAGTATTCAGGTTGTAGGATCAGCACAAGGAACAGTAAGTGATGAGAATGGAAAATTCACTATTTCAGTTCCGGAGAATGGAAAATTGAGCTTCAGCTTCATAGGATTCAAAACAACGGTTATTACTGTAAGCCAAAAGACTTCAATGAATGTTATACTCGAAGAAGATGAAAAGACTTTAGGTGAAGTTGTTGTTACAGCTTTGGGCATTAAGAGGGAAACCAAAAAACTTGGGTTCTCTGTTACTGAAGTTAAAGGTGATGAGTTGGCAAAATCAAACCAAGTTAACCCAATTGCTGCATTGCAAGGTAAAGTTGCAGGTGTGAATATTAACATGGGTGCTGGTGGTCCTCAGTCAAGCTCAAGAATTAATATTCGTGGTAATACATCCTTAGCTGGTAATAATCAACCTACTATTGTTGTAGACGGAATTATTATTGATAATGTAACCACAGGTGCTGGAGAGTGGGGTGGAGCTTCTGATTTTGGTAATGAAATGAAGAACCTGAATCCTGATGACTTTGAATCAGTATCCGTTCTTAAAGGAGCTGCAGCTACAGCATTGTATGGATCAAGAGCAGGTAACGGTGTAATTGTAATTACTACCAAAAAAGGTAGCGCAAGAAAAGGTCTTGGAATAAACTTTAGCAATACATCATCATTTGAAAATGCCTACAGTGGTCTTGATTTTCAAAATATATATGGATCAGGATCAAAAGGAAAATTTGCTAATGGTACTGATGGAATGGATGAAATTGATCCAAATAATAGCTGGAGAAGTTGGGGACCTCGCATGGACGGTCGCGAAGTTCGTGAAACAGATGGAAGTATCATCAAATTTTCTCCTCAGCCTAACAATTACTTGGACGCTTATGAAACAGGTAAAGTAATCAACAGCAACCTTTCAATGGAAGGAGGAAATGAGAATACAACTTTCCGTTTCTCTTATTCAAACCTTGCCTCGAGTGGTATTACTCCTAAGAATAATTTCGATAGGAACAATTTTAACCTTCGTGCTACCCATAAACTTTCTAAATATGTTTCATTAGACGCTGGTATCACTTATGTAAGAAGTCAGGCCGACAATCCGGCTCGCCAGGGAGGGAATGATAACATCATGTTTAAATATGCCTATGAGTTGCCAAGAAGCTACCAAACAAACTATTGGCTACAACGTGATCAATATATTGATCCTAAAGGGGGAGTAATTGAGAATGACCCATATGCTGCATATTATTGGTTCGAGCTCTTTGAAAATAATAATTTCCAAAAAGAAGATAACCTTCGGGCCAACTTGGGTATTACCGGCAATTTAACAAACTGGTTAACTTTAAACCTAAAAGGTAATATTGCTAATCTTTATGCAAATACAGAAACACAAACCTTAGGTCCCAAAATTGGCTTTTCAGACGGTTACTATGAAAAATATCAGGCTGAGAAAAAACAGTATCAACTTCAGGGTATTTTAACTGCAAACAAACAGCTTACAAATGATTTGGATTTTGGCGCAAGTCTCGGCGGCGAAATTTGGAATTACGATGACCGTCATGTTCGGGCTTATTCTGATGGCGGTTTAAAAGCTCCATTCCAGTTTACCTTATCAAATTCTGTAAAAAATGCGAAGGTTGAAGAGAAGGTTGATGGAAAAAAACGCATGAATGCGGTATTTGGTTTTGCAAACCTTGCCTATAAAAAAATGCTTTTCCTTGATCTTACTGCCCGTAATGATTGGTCTTCGGCCTTAACCTATACTGATGGTAGTGGGACCAACTCTTATTTTTATCCATCAGCAAGTTTATCATGGGTATTTACGGAAGCATTCCATTTGCCAACCTATTTCTCATTTGGTAAGCTTCGTGCTTCTTGGGCTAAAGTTGGTAAGGATACCAAAGCTTACGATACCAACATAGGTAACTATATTTTTATAGATAATTATAAAGATAGAGAAGATAATAGTATTCCTCGCTACGGATTTGATTCACCTGGTATCGGTAATCTTAATCTAAAACCTGAAATTACTAAGTCAATTGAAGTAGGTGCTGATGTAAGATTCTTTAATGATCGACTGGGTTTAGATGTATCTTACTATAAGAGTAATACCTATGACCAAATCATGAAATTGGATATACCTCAAGAAAGTGGAGCAACTTCAAAAATTATTAATGCCGGTAATATTCAAAATCAAGGTATAGAGGTATTATTACGTGGTACTCCGGTTAGAACGAAGGAATTCTCGTGGGACGCAACACTTACATTTACCAGAAACCGTAACAAAATTATTGAATTAACCGAAGGTGTATCTCAATATGTATTAGAATGGGGTATGGGAAATGATGTGCAAACTGTTGCTGAGGTGGGAAGTGCTTACGGTGAAATTAAAACCAAATACGCTTATGCAAGATATCAGCAAAAAGATGCTAATGGTAATCCTGTAAGTCACGCAAGCAATGGTCAAAAGGTGCTAAAGGCTGATGGATATTATATGCGTTCTGAAGCAATGGGTCAGGGATATCTTCCGGTAGGTAACATGCAGCCAGACTTCTTATCAAGTCTTACCAATAGCTTCAACTACAAAAACTTCAATTTAGGATTTATGTTGGATGCCCGCGTAGGAGGAGACATGCTATCAGCTACCTATAATTATGGAATTTGGAATGGTGTTTTACAAGAAACCGTAAAAGGACGTGATAAAGAAACTGGCGGTTTAGAACGTAAGACATTTGATGCAAGTGGAAATGTAACCGGTACCTTTTATGATGGTATGATCCCGGAAGGAGTATTTGCTCAGGGAATCAAAATCAAGGATCCAAAAGGTGTTGAACATGATGTAAGCGGTATGTCTTTTGAAGAGGCATATAAGCAAGGTATTGTTCAACCAATAACTACTGAAAACTACTACAGAAATTTAGCTTCTTGGGGTACCGGTATTCGTGAACATGCTGTATTTGAATCTACCTGGGTTGCAATGCGTGAACTTTCATTGGGTTATACGTTCCCTAAATCTATCACTAACCGTTTAAGGTTGAATAATCTTCGTTTGAGTTTGATTGGCCGTAATTTGTTCTATTTATACAACAGCGCTCCTGGCAATGTTAATCCTGAAGGACTGTACAATAACAGAGCCGGTTCAGCCTTTGAATACGGAGGAATGCCATTTACCAGATCACTTGGTTTCTCGATTAATGTTGGACTCTAA